Proteins from a genomic interval of Polyodon spathula isolate WHYD16114869_AA chromosome 1, ASM1765450v1, whole genome shotgun sequence:
- the LOC121313914 gene encoding protein huluwa-like — protein sequence MSQLDPDLLSGGLVQSANPPILDERLPVSSLSLLILLLIPCVVLLLLFNCVILGYKLLSWKKKRRRRRRLREQWSFFSPSTEFSRLSGTTKLSEEPSFANNAGPGRICPVSSAHSLGEKRGEPRPRGRAYKPDGTAGEASGSLRPPSTILAVLSTTASTTRADLPRRTQVHTNSSSDWRAGVHQIVPFSSDSETERPHPVPPNSPEITVQRDLPGTRQMHRSSTMRLHNERHIRIMSPPVDSVRFECASNIPCEETGFVHSGNSSTLGPGLDSDFGASAGISLRILSSDSESCSSVLWASGLEWDYYDPGYNRRKQMRKHMEQLPALCSRQYWV from the exons ATGTCGCAGTTGGATCCTGACTTACTATCCGGAGGGTTAGTACAGTCCGCTAATCCCCCAATTTTGGACGAGAGACTGCCCGTCTCTAGTTTATCTCTGCTTATACTTTTACTGATACCTTGTGTTGTTCTGCTGCTACTCTTCAACTGCGTGATACTGGGATACAAACTTCTGTCTTGGAAGAAGAAACGGAGGAGAAGGCGGCGGCTGAGGGAACAATGGAGTTTTTTCTCGCCTTCAACCGAATTCAGTAGACTGAGCGGAACCACTAAACTTTCAGAGGAACCATCGTTTGCTAACAATGCGGGGCCGGGTCGCATATGCCCGGTTTCTTCCGCTCACAGCTTGGGAGAGAAGCGGGGCGAACCTAGGCCGAGGGGTAGAGCTTACAAACCAGACGGGACCGCCGGAGAAGCGTCTGGCTCATTGAGGCCACCCAGCACCATACTAGCCGTGCTGTCAACTACAGCGTCTACAACAAGAGCCGACCTGCCTCGCAGGACTCAGGTTCATACCAACAGCTCATCGGACTGGCGAGCGGGTGTTCATCAGATAGTACCTTTCTCGAGCGATTCAGAAACAGAACGACCTCACCCCGTCCCTCCAAACTCGCCGGAGATCACTGTGCAGAGG GATTTGCCAGGTACCAGGCAGATGCACCGCAGCAGCACCATGCGGCTGCACAATGAACGGCACATCCGCATCATGAGCCCCCCGGTGGACTCGGTCCGGTTTGAGTGTGCCAGCAACATACCTTGCGAGGAGACCGGCTTCGTCCACTCGGGCAACTCTTCCACCCTGGGGCCAGGGCTGGACAGTGACTTTGGTGCCAGCGCAG gTATCTCCCTGCGCATCCTGTCCTCAGACAGTGAGAGCTGCTCCAGTGTTCTGTGGGCCTCCGGGCTGGAATGGGATTACTATGACCCCGGATACAATAGACGGAAACAGATGCGCAAACACATGGAACAGCTGCCTGCGCTCTGCTCCAGACAGTACTGGGTTTAA